A single region of the Winslowiella toletana genome encodes:
- a CDS encoding sensor histidine kinase produces MLGVMGGWFDVTERKSLARELRLARDKAEQASHEKSEFLARMSHEIRTPLHAIIGILELAVKQQRESDAPLHIAWQAADSLQGIIGDVLDFSKIEAGNIDITLQPASLTQLLENCAATFRISAEDKGLELLTAVSIPQSALHWLDSIRLSQVINNLLLNAIKFTANGKIQLRAAIHYRANDPRDRITIEIEDSGCGIPPDMYQAVLQPYVRVETAQGVPGTGLGLPISAKLIALMGGTLQLCGSESGGVRVTVELMLKRAATQLLIPPAQGAADATMEEESLNILVVDDLAVNLQVLALQFATSDHYVELVGSGDEALQEVEQHYYDVVLTDCQMQGMDGYRLTAHLRQHQQRHQLPPYAIIGCTANAFATERDRCLEAGMDEVLIKPLSQTTLLNGITQVWQQISSRGVATEPFAEIQALAQADVQQEQALLTSLLQGMEQDLEGIIKNRDGDHVSQLAHYAHRLHAAFALLPYYPGMRVCLRIEKTQRFDRQTIEALEKYTAIMIQLIKQRLLSINSEEPR; encoded by the coding sequence ATGCTGGGTGTGATGGGCGGCTGGTTTGATGTGACCGAGCGTAAATCACTGGCGCGTGAACTTCGCCTGGCACGTGACAAAGCCGAGCAGGCCAGCCACGAGAAGTCGGAGTTTCTGGCGCGGATGAGCCATGAAATCCGCACGCCGCTGCATGCGATTATTGGTATTCTCGAGCTGGCGGTAAAACAGCAGCGGGAGAGCGATGCTCCATTGCATATTGCCTGGCAGGCAGCAGATTCCCTGCAGGGCATTATTGGCGATGTGCTGGATTTCTCCAAAATCGAAGCAGGCAATATCGACATTACGCTTCAGCCAGCCAGCCTGACGCAGTTACTGGAAAATTGTGCCGCGACGTTTCGCATCAGTGCGGAAGATAAAGGGCTGGAGCTGTTAACCGCGGTCAGCATACCGCAGAGCGCGCTGCACTGGCTGGACAGTATTCGCCTGAGCCAGGTCATCAATAACCTGTTGCTCAACGCAATAAAATTCACCGCGAATGGAAAAATACAGTTGCGGGCGGCTATCCACTATCGCGCCAACGATCCGCGCGACCGGATAACGATTGAGATTGAGGACAGCGGCTGTGGCATTCCCCCGGATATGTATCAGGCGGTATTACAACCCTATGTCAGAGTTGAAACGGCGCAGGGCGTACCGGGCACCGGGTTGGGTTTACCGATCTCCGCAAAACTGATCGCGCTGATGGGGGGAACCTTACAGCTGTGCGGCAGCGAAAGCGGCGGAGTCAGGGTAACGGTGGAATTGATGCTGAAAAGAGCGGCGACTCAACTGTTAATCCCGCCTGCGCAGGGAGCGGCTGACGCTACGATGGAAGAGGAGTCATTAAATATTCTGGTGGTAGATGATTTAGCGGTTAATCTGCAAGTGCTGGCGCTGCAATTTGCGACTTCCGATCATTATGTTGAGCTGGTGGGCAGTGGCGACGAGGCTTTGCAGGAAGTGGAGCAGCACTATTACGACGTGGTGCTGACTGACTGCCAGATGCAGGGAATGGATGGTTACAGGCTGACGGCCCATTTACGCCAGCACCAGCAGCGTCATCAGTTGCCACCTTATGCCATTATTGGTTGTACAGCGAATGCCTTTGCCACCGAGCGCGATCGCTGTCTCGAAGCCGGAATGGATGAGGTGCTGATTAAACCGCTTTCGCAAACTACGTTGCTGAACGGTATTACGCAAGTCTGGCAACAAATAAGCAGCAGGGGTGTAGCAACTGAGCCGTTTGCTGAAATACAGGCGCTGGCTCAGGCGGATGTTCAGCAGGAGCAAGCGTTGCTCACCTCTTTATTACAAGGAATGGAGCAGGATCTTGAGGGAATAATAAAAAACCGTGATGGTGACCATGTATCGCAGCTGGCTCATTACGCGCATCGTCTGCATGCCGCCTTTGCTTTGCTGCCCTATTATCCGGGAATGCGCGTGTGTTTGCGTATTGAGAAAACTCAGCGTTTCGATCGGCAAACAATAGAGGCTCTGGAGAAATACACGGCTATTATGATTCAGCTGATTAAGCAGCGCCTGTTATCTATAAATAGTGAGGAACCGCGTTGA
- a CDS encoding LysR family transcriptional regulator yields the protein MRAGFKKINTFLMVVETGSFEEAAKRLYITPSAVSLRLSSLESEVGEKLVLRRRPCVPTPKGEIFYQHALALREVKMQLDDAFSNKATDNK from the coding sequence ATGAGAGCGGGCTTTAAAAAAATTAATACATTTCTGATGGTGGTTGAGACGGGAAGTTTTGAAGAGGCGGCCAAGCGGCTGTATATCACCCCTTCTGCGGTATCATTACGCTTAAGCTCACTGGAAAGTGAAGTCGGCGAGAAACTGGTATTACGCCGTCGCCCTTGCGTTCCAACGCCTAAAGGGGAAATATTTTATCAACATGCACTGGCACTGCGTGAGGTGAAAATGCAGTTGGATGATGCATTTAGCAATAAAGCTACTGATAATAAGTAA
- a CDS encoding MASE1 domain-containing protein: protein MMLIGWLAFICCDFFLAMMSLQARDVWSLSSLVWFPAGLLLGTLCTLPPRYWPIWLLSSALVHLVASQLYGRPVNVSLIFCFFDALSLTVTALIWQFFYGVMARPVRERDIIVLVILCIVSGIIERFVTTWALLLLDYPIDQSISVIHTVGYVISALPLTFFVFYLITRVKRERIDTRGYLIMLSMLVAMLALFWRTSDILNEALRWQDLALIFSLALPVLLAMRGDLLMLSGFLSLCSIISVGATLFGYGPFYQMLLVQQEDVLVAAWYSAVLSLPALLCASLVSQKSALLARHRWREQLMDNVLQHGCYHRFQLGSSDDLRWLYQSRWPESGHAPVSWQQFIGWLHPDDRLAVEQLKNSASATPQVLPIRLADRYGEFHQSSMALVACQEGQVFWFEGVIFPLQVLLPPEGDI, encoded by the coding sequence ATGATGCTAATCGGCTGGCTGGCATTTATCTGCTGCGATTTTTTTCTGGCTATGATGAGCCTGCAGGCCAGGGACGTCTGGAGTTTGTCGTCACTGGTCTGGTTCCCGGCCGGTCTGCTGCTCGGCACACTCTGTACTCTGCCTCCGCGTTACTGGCCGATCTGGTTATTGAGTTCTGCCTTAGTGCATCTGGTCGCCAGTCAGCTTTATGGCCGCCCGGTCAATGTGTCGTTAATTTTCTGCTTTTTTGATGCGTTATCGTTAACGGTGACTGCACTTATCTGGCAATTCTTTTATGGCGTGATGGCTCGACCCGTGCGGGAGCGTGACATTATCGTGCTGGTAATATTGTGTATTGTTAGTGGCATTATTGAGCGCTTTGTCACTACCTGGGCGCTGCTTTTGCTGGATTATCCCATTGACCAGTCGATCTCAGTTATTCATACCGTGGGTTATGTCATCAGCGCCTTACCTCTGACCTTTTTTGTTTTTTATCTGATTACCAGGGTGAAAAGAGAAAGAATTGATACCCGTGGCTACCTGATAATGCTGTCGATGCTGGTGGCAATGCTGGCACTGTTCTGGCGAACATCTGACATATTAAACGAAGCGCTGCGCTGGCAGGATCTGGCGCTGATATTCTCGCTGGCTTTGCCGGTTTTATTAGCGATGCGCGGAGATTTGCTGATGCTGAGCGGCTTTTTATCGCTGTGCTCGATTATCTCTGTTGGCGCAACACTGTTTGGTTACGGGCCGTTTTATCAGATGTTGCTTGTCCAGCAGGAGGATGTGTTGGTTGCCGCCTGGTACAGCGCCGTATTGAGTTTACCGGCGCTCCTTTGTGCCAGCCTGGTCAGCCAGAAGTCTGCGCTGCTGGCACGGCATCGCTGGCGCGAACAATTAATGGATAATGTGTTACAGCATGGCTGCTACCACCGTTTTCAGCTGGGCAGCAGTGATGATTTGCGCTGGCTTTACCAAAGCCGCTGGCCGGAGTCTGGCCACGCGCCGGTCAGCTGGCAACAATTTATTGGCTGGTTACATCCGGACGATCGGCTGGCGGTGGAGCAGCTGAAAAATAGCGCTTCCGCGACACCTCAGGTGTTACCCATACGGCTGGCCGATCGATATGGCGAGTTTCATCAGAGCAGTATGGCGCTGGTTGCCTGTCAGGAAGGGCAGGTATTTTGGTTTGAAGGCGTGATTTTTCCGCTACAAGTATTATTGCCGCCTGAGGGGGACATATGA
- a CDS encoding transporter substrate-binding domain-containing protein — protein MWRKVCCLWWLGLLLALSGLTLASEPPFTAHNSAPGQIEGRPVELYSNMTQDFLPLAETRSHALAQYPVLKVGMYCCSAAPLQMPRWDGKLEGIYPDYLQLLQMVLKRPVQAMLYNSWEQAYQALQRGDIQLLTQSDFLQSANRDNETDPLLVQPLMLMVRKNHQTTPLSSLHILAAPDISPTVIEHLRTLYPHLEVARSSTLAIQSVVNDQADAYLDGQSQITLFSALRPVAGVVWRRDPALDELLYGFVGRSGDGVLEVINDILTNIPHSIKNEIYQRWVSGLSQSANNDASIFTPQEIDWIKQHPVINVAIDIDIPPYSFLDKNDEITGLDVDILQLVAEKSGLNLNFIPAFEPAGVEQALRAGKAQMTPSLMDSPDRRGWLSYSDPYGIVEWVMITRNERSAPFTPEQLAHKRVAIQRGHALLAAMQLYPSLSIVEVASVPEAVDMMLAGAVDATFASIGSANYLQSSRYGSRIAVQPLDNAFQPERFAVLPAYPQLTEILNKSLHVVAPNEIRALRMHWFSVANLASYNTMISPWIIVWGGALCVIALSSVFWGTYLARQIGLRKKADRRLQELLAWWETLFNNVPTPMFVCAPDMTVTAANLWFCRVMGKTPPDIVGSNLFSLRFLSPADEQDIRGIFLRCLSGEMPHFSDRRVFL, from the coding sequence ATGTGGCGTAAGGTCTGCTGTCTGTGGTGGCTGGGGCTATTGCTGGCGCTGTCCGGGCTGACGCTGGCGAGCGAGCCGCCGTTTACGGCGCATAACAGTGCGCCCGGGCAGATCGAAGGGCGTCCGGTCGAGCTCTATTCCAATATGACTCAGGATTTTTTGCCGCTGGCTGAAACGCGTTCCCACGCGCTGGCGCAGTATCCGGTGCTGAAAGTAGGAATGTATTGCTGTTCAGCCGCGCCGCTACAGATGCCGCGCTGGGACGGCAAACTGGAAGGCATTTATCCCGATTATCTGCAACTGTTGCAAATGGTGCTGAAAAGGCCGGTGCAGGCCATGCTGTACAATAGCTGGGAGCAGGCTTATCAGGCGTTGCAGCGCGGGGATATTCAACTGCTGACCCAGTCTGATTTTTTACAATCGGCGAATCGCGATAATGAAACCGATCCGTTACTGGTGCAGCCACTGATGCTGATGGTGCGTAAAAATCATCAGACTACGCCACTTTCCAGCCTGCATATTCTCGCCGCTCCTGATATCAGCCCGACGGTGATTGAGCATCTGCGAACCCTGTATCCCCACCTGGAAGTGGCACGCAGTTCAACGCTGGCGATTCAGTCGGTGGTCAATGACCAGGCTGATGCTTATCTTGATGGTCAGAGCCAGATTACCTTGTTCAGCGCACTGCGGCCTGTCGCTGGCGTGGTCTGGCGGCGCGACCCCGCACTTGATGAACTGCTGTACGGTTTTGTCGGGCGCAGCGGCGACGGGGTGTTGGAAGTGATAAATGACATCCTGACCAATATTCCGCATTCGATTAAAAATGAGATTTATCAGCGCTGGGTCTCTGGCCTGTCGCAGTCCGCTAACAATGATGCCTCGATTTTTACGCCGCAGGAGATCGACTGGATTAAGCAACATCCGGTGATTAACGTGGCGATAGATATTGATATCCCCCCTTACTCTTTCCTGGATAAAAATGATGAGATAACCGGCCTGGATGTCGATATTTTGCAGCTGGTGGCGGAAAAAAGTGGCCTGAATCTAAACTTTATCCCGGCATTCGAGCCGGCGGGCGTAGAGCAGGCGCTACGGGCCGGGAAGGCGCAGATGACGCCATCACTGATGGATTCGCCCGACCGGCGCGGCTGGCTGTCATACAGCGATCCTTACGGCATCGTCGAGTGGGTGATGATTACCCGTAACGAGCGCAGCGCCCCCTTTACTCCGGAGCAACTGGCTCATAAGCGAGTGGCTATCCAGCGTGGTCATGCGCTGCTGGCGGCAATGCAGCTTTATCCCTCGCTGTCGATTGTTGAGGTGGCTTCCGTGCCGGAGGCGGTGGATATGATGCTGGCTGGGGCAGTGGATGCCACTTTTGCCAGTATCGGTAGCGCTAATTATCTGCAGTCCAGCCGCTATGGCAGCCGCATCGCCGTTCAGCCGCTGGATAATGCCTTTCAACCAGAACGATTCGCCGTGTTGCCGGCTTATCCGCAACTGACTGAAATTTTGAATAAAAGCCTGCATGTCGTGGCACCGAATGAAATACGTGCTTTGCGTATGCATTGGTTTTCAGTGGCGAATCTGGCTTCTTATAACACCATGATTTCGCCGTGGATAATCGTATGGGGTGGAGCACTGTGCGTGATTGCGCTCAGTTCAGTATTCTGGGGAACCTATCTGGCGCGTCAGATCGGACTGCGCAAAAAAGCCGATCGCCGCTTACAGGAGCTGTTGGCCTGGTGGGAGACCTTATTTAATAACGTGCCGACGCCGATGTTTGTCTGCGCGCCAGATATGACGGTGACGGCAGCAAATCTCTGGTTCTGCCGCGTGATGGGAAAAACGCCACCGGACATTGTCGGCAGCAATCTGTTTTCTCTTCGTTTTTTATCACCGGCCGATGAGCAAGATATCCGCGGTATTTTTCTGCGCTGTCTTTCCGGCGAAATGCCGCATTTTTCCGACCGCCGGGTGTTTTTGTAG
- a CDS encoding type II secretion system protein produces MRNGEKGFTLIELLVVMAIIATLMTLVAPRYFQQTVRAKEVVLKHNLNTLRLSIDQFRRDNINSPTTLEEMIDKGYLRQLPLDPITDKNNSWKTQQDEHGQIIDVHSGSEKKSLEGSAYADW; encoded by the coding sequence ATGCGCAATGGTGAAAAAGGCTTTACCCTGATTGAACTGCTGGTGGTGATGGCAATTATCGCCACGCTGATGACGCTGGTGGCACCGCGCTACTTTCAGCAAACCGTACGGGCAAAAGAGGTGGTGTTAAAGCACAATCTGAACACCCTGCGTCTGTCTATTGATCAGTTCCGTCGCGACAATATCAACAGCCCAACCACGCTGGAAGAGATGATAGACAAGGGATATCTGCGCCAGCTGCCGCTCGATCCGATTACCGATAAAAATAACAGCTGGAAAACTCAACAAGATGAGCACGGTCAGATTATTGATGTTCATAGCGGTTCCGAAAAGAAATCGCTGGAAGGCAGCGCTTATGCCGACTGGTAA
- a CDS encoding response regulator, protein MSTRVIIADDHPVFLLGLRGVLATLPEEYPVIAEAHDVSSLFEQLSVCQADMLITDLNMPGDDQVDGVRMIGRIRELYPDLTIVVITMLSDQRILELLAGYRIKAILNKSSLSHELADGLNSPQSDEQPWLSDAFRSDPLIQVEKALSVKEMEVIRLIGQGLSVNEIAARLFRTKQTISAQKLSAMRKLGLENDAALYLYLSQCGLGQ, encoded by the coding sequence ATGAGCACGCGAGTGATTATTGCTGATGACCATCCGGTGTTTCTGCTGGGATTGCGCGGTGTGCTGGCCACACTGCCAGAGGAATATCCGGTGATCGCTGAGGCGCATGATGTCAGCAGCCTGTTTGAGCAGCTGAGCGTCTGCCAGGCCGATATGTTGATTACCGATCTTAATATGCCTGGCGATGATCAGGTCGATGGTGTGCGGATGATCGGCAGGATCCGTGAGTTATATCCCGATCTGACCATTGTGGTGATCACCATGTTAAGCGACCAGCGGATTCTTGAGCTGCTGGCGGGATACCGGATAAAAGCCATCCTGAACAAGAGTAGCCTGTCACATGAGCTGGCGGATGGCCTGAACAGTCCGCAGAGTGACGAGCAGCCGTGGTTGAGCGACGCGTTTCGCAGCGATCCGCTGATTCAGGTGGAAAAAGCGCTGTCGGTGAAGGAGATGGAAGTGATACGGCTGATAGGCCAGGGGCTTAGCGTCAATGAGATAGCCGCACGCCTGTTTCGCACCAAGCAGACCATCAGCGCGCAAAAGCTGAGTGCCATGAGAAAGCTGGGGCTGGAAAATGATGCCGCCCTGTACCTCTATCTCAGCCAGTGTGGACTGGGACAATAA
- a CDS encoding type II secretion system protein, whose product MKRIRQQGFTLIEMMVTLSLLATLAAASLPLLEKQGQRHKEEQLQTALRQIRQALDDYQRAAIEGRIEKKADEPGYPKNLKALTEGVVDKTSPNKRKIYFMRRLPRDPMCDCEGKADEETWRVRSSTNDAGNFSPGSDIYDVVSSSQAYGLNGVPYAQW is encoded by the coding sequence ATGAAGCGGATCAGGCAGCAGGGTTTTACCCTGATTGAGATGATGGTAACCCTAAGCCTGCTGGCGACGCTGGCTGCCGCCTCACTGCCGCTGCTCGAAAAACAGGGTCAGCGGCATAAAGAGGAGCAGCTACAAACGGCACTGCGACAAATACGTCAGGCGCTGGATGACTACCAGCGCGCGGCGATTGAAGGGCGAATAGAAAAAAAAGCCGACGAGCCTGGCTATCCAAAAAACCTTAAAGCGCTAACCGAGGGGGTGGTCGATAAAACCTCACCGAATAAACGCAAAATCTATTTTATGCGACGCCTGCCGCGCGATCCGATGTGTGATTGTGAAGGCAAAGCGGACGAGGAGACCTGGCGCGTGCGCAGCAGTACTAATGATGCCGGTAATTTTTCTCCAGGCAGCGATATTTACGACGTTGTCTCATCCAGCCAGGCTTATGGACTGAATGGAGTGCCTTATGCGCAATGGTGA
- a CDS encoding response regulator transcription factor, producing MNLNIIIAHEHKLFRSGIKSLIENMTSKKLSSSKEYSCYNIINDVSTPGELVANLTNNSVDILLLGYSLQTDESKNSPIATMDGYNLVKWLRNKYPKLKIVVMSPHRHASLVRMMLAAGVSGYISMDICDRTLERVLSTVLNNEVYVENDLMCSLLNSHNNTNEITPKELEVLRLLCKGLSLTKIAGRMNLSIKTVSAHKLRAMDKLDVDNDCQLYFLLSRSSLFDIRL from the coding sequence ATGAATCTAAACATTATAATTGCACACGAGCATAAGCTGTTCCGCAGTGGTATTAAGTCACTGATTGAAAACATGACCAGCAAAAAGCTGTCATCGAGTAAAGAGTATTCTTGTTATAATATTATAAATGATGTTTCCACACCAGGAGAACTGGTCGCGAATCTGACGAATAACAGTGTCGATATTCTGTTATTAGGCTATTCATTGCAAACCGATGAAAGTAAAAATAGCCCTATCGCCACAATGGATGGCTATAATCTGGTGAAGTGGTTACGTAACAAATATCCTAAACTGAAGATTGTGGTCATGTCACCACACCGTCATGCCAGCCTGGTGAGAATGATGCTGGCAGCGGGCGTTTCAGGTTATATCAGTATGGATATCTGTGACAGAACACTGGAGCGGGTATTGAGCACCGTGCTGAATAACGAAGTTTATGTAGAAAATGACCTGATGTGCAGCTTACTTAACTCGCACAATAATACTAACGAAATCACGCCTAAAGAGTTAGAGGTATTACGATTGCTGTGTAAAGGTTTAAGCCTGACGAAGATTGCCGGGCGGATGAACCTCAGCATTAAGACCGTCAGCGCACATAAACTCAGAGCGATGGATAAACTGGATGTAGACAATGACTGTCAGCTCTATTTCCTGTTGAGCCGATCCAGCCTGTTCGATATCAGATTGTAA